The following proteins come from a genomic window of Elgaria multicarinata webbii isolate HBS135686 ecotype San Diego chromosome 10, rElgMul1.1.pri, whole genome shotgun sequence:
- the LOC134404858 gene encoding progonadoliberin-2: protein MACQRSVLLFFCLVLSVSIHLSKAQHWSHGWYPGGKREVDSPQSPEVTEDIKLCDGEDCTYLKIPRDKIVKSLLADMLARQLQKKK, encoded by the exons ATGGCATGCCAAAGGTCCGTCCTGCTTTTCTTCTGCCTAGTGCTCTCAGTCAGCATCCATCTGTCCAAAGCTCAGCACTGGTCCCACGGTTGGTACCCtggtgggaagagagaggttGACTCACCACAGAGTCCAGAG GTCACTGAAGATATCAAACTGTGTGATGGAGAAGACTGCACTTACTTGAAGATCCCCAGAGATAAAATTGTGAAGAGTCTACTG GCTGACATGCTAGCAAGACAACTTCAGAAGAAAAAATGA